A genomic stretch from Syntrophorhabdus sp. includes:
- a CDS encoding PKD domain-containing protein, translated as EPSLEVVIDNTDSATSRTGYWSASGATGCYGTNSVWSRDGATFTWQFTPTVSGIYDVAMWWTTTSTRGAAIPVVIDHADGSQTVTVNQLENAGQWNALADSLVFLSGVTYNITVTSRPYPASTCADALKFTLKKTMPTAYIDSISPSPARLGGAVTLTGHGDGTLTAYEWSSSIDGVIGSGSSVTLSTLSAGAHTITFKVRGKNGVWSRPVLQDLNVVVIIDNTDAATSKTGAWSTSTATGYYGTDSVWSRDGATFTWSFTPPSAGYYDVSMWWTTSSTRSSSVPVAINYAGGPKTVTVNQLENAGQWNSLGVYEFAAGVTYNITITSQASPSSTCADAVSLLKTGPTVPAGGFSADVVEGNAGMTVQFTDESLGMVSSWLWSFGDGTTSTERNPFHVYASAGYYTVSLTVSNPAGSYTKTMSQYIHTVPVEENIYLVDGYAKDAVFANNAKIILANLGATQVGDAWVYSNASVGRTFTTRFITTPSAFMSALKEKDAHIIFNGHSNFGLGGSFAQGNEVYVQQMDDVYYIDDDRFTHTSTPMVSVKIDGVQYGQAYPNWLPVFKDGTSGIMPYTFSEGIPPYNYYLTYKIDGDPTLYKIELSDGSYLERFPDSGVTAWYSADGLAPDPTLNPGYFITNNATDYNRCDLVGTWPVAKESDQTKIEYMGYNYQYHAAGTGENSATWTIVVKTAGFYKVSASWQSGSGNASNAVYRVQHYGGYTDVEVDQTAAAPSGGYTLGSFYFGKGSYTVQLTDNANGRVIADAVMFTSLTGLTNMLQAEFGVSAITGSAPLTVDLTDYSQESSSAGANITAWFWDFGDGTTSTARSPQHIYTSPGIYTVSLTVTDTVGAQDTEIKTGLIAVDRTATLSAQFAAKNRIVTGWTPLEFIDQSSGNPTSWFWDFGDGTTSTQQNPIHSFLTAGMYPVTLTVTSANGSSAKTKSDYVQSFSIDAIVMADNVYRYKPHFSGFGGFYDKTILYGNTGVSASDLKYARLFYGSCNSCNYYAGTFHRGMLICTTSDTDLYTALNYFQDYLSGMTDDAILTHLNTIQNTHEMINFSLKPPSLR; from the coding sequence GAGCCTTCCCTGGAGGTTGTCATCGACAACACCGACAGCGCAACGTCGCGCACCGGCTACTGGTCAGCATCAGGCGCGACAGGCTGCTACGGAACCAACTCGGTCTGGTCCCGCGACGGGGCGACCTTCACGTGGCAGTTCACACCGACGGTGTCGGGTATCTACGATGTCGCCATGTGGTGGACCACGACCTCGACGAGAGGCGCGGCCATCCCCGTCGTGATCGATCACGCCGACGGATCGCAGACGGTCACCGTCAATCAGCTCGAGAACGCGGGTCAGTGGAACGCGCTGGCCGATTCCCTGGTGTTTCTATCCGGCGTGACCTACAACATCACTGTGACCTCCCGCCCGTACCCGGCGAGCACCTGTGCCGACGCGCTGAAGTTCACTCTCAAGAAGACCATGCCCACGGCTTACATAGACTCCATCTCCCCGAGTCCGGCCAGGCTCGGCGGGGCTGTCACCCTGACCGGACACGGCGACGGCACGCTTACCGCGTACGAATGGTCTTCCTCCATTGACGGTGTCATAGGGTCCGGGTCTTCGGTGACGCTTTCCACTCTCAGCGCCGGGGCGCATACCATCACGTTCAAGGTCAGGGGCAAGAATGGTGTCTGGTCGCGGCCTGTCCTTCAGGACCTCAATGTCGTGGTCATCATCGACAACACCGATGCCGCGACATCGAAGACCGGAGCCTGGTCCACATCCACCGCAACGGGCTACTACGGCACGGACTCCGTGTGGTCCCGCGACGGGGCGACCTTCACCTGGTCGTTCACTCCCCCTTCAGCAGGTTACTATGACGTTTCCATGTGGTGGACCACATCGTCGACGCGGAGCTCGTCGGTACCCGTTGCGATCAACTATGCCGGGGGGCCGAAAACGGTCACCGTCAATCAGCTCGAGAACGCGGGGCAGTGGAACAGTCTCGGCGTCTATGAATTTGCCGCCGGCGTGACCTACAACATAACGATCACCTCCCAGGCAAGTCCCTCGAGCACCTGCGCCGATGCCGTCAGCCTTCTCAAGACCGGGCCGACCGTCCCCGCGGGGGGCTTTTCCGCCGACGTGGTCGAGGGGAATGCAGGCATGACCGTGCAGTTCACCGACGAGAGCCTCGGAATGGTATCGTCGTGGCTCTGGAGTTTCGGCGACGGCACGACGAGCACGGAGCGGAACCCCTTTCACGTCTACGCGAGCGCTGGCTACTACACGGTTTCGCTCACGGTATCCAACCCGGCGGGTTCCTATACGAAGACAATGTCCCAGTATATCCACACGGTCCCGGTCGAGGAGAACATTTATCTCGTCGACGGGTACGCCAAGGACGCCGTCTTTGCGAACAACGCGAAGATAATCCTCGCGAACCTGGGGGCGACCCAGGTCGGCGATGCCTGGGTGTACAGCAACGCCTCCGTGGGGAGGACCTTCACCACCCGCTTCATAACCACACCCTCGGCTTTCATGTCGGCATTGAAAGAGAAGGACGCGCACATCATCTTCAATGGTCACTCCAATTTCGGCCTTGGCGGATCCTTCGCACAGGGCAACGAGGTCTATGTGCAGCAGATGGACGACGTCTACTACATAGACGATGACCGATTCACACACACCTCAACCCCCATGGTATCGGTGAAGATCGACGGCGTCCAGTACGGTCAGGCGTATCCCAACTGGCTGCCCGTCTTCAAGGACGGGACGAGCGGCATCATGCCCTACACCTTCTCCGAGGGGATTCCCCCGTACAACTACTACCTGACGTACAAGATCGACGGAGATCCCACTCTCTACAAGATCGAGCTCTCCGACGGGAGCTACCTGGAGAGGTTCCCCGATTCCGGTGTGACCGCCTGGTACTCCGCCGATGGTCTCGCGCCCGACCCCACTCTCAATCCCGGGTACTTCATCACCAACAATGCCACGGACTACAACCGGTGCGATCTTGTCGGCACCTGGCCGGTCGCGAAGGAGAGCGATCAGACGAAGATCGAGTACATGGGCTACAATTACCAGTACCATGCCGCCGGCACGGGCGAGAACTCGGCGACGTGGACCATCGTGGTGAAGACCGCCGGATTCTACAAGGTCTCGGCCTCATGGCAGTCGGGCAGCGGCAACGCCTCGAACGCTGTCTACAGGGTGCAGCATTACGGCGGTTATACGGACGTCGAGGTCGACCAGACCGCGGCGGCACCGTCAGGCGGGTACACCCTGGGGTCCTTCTATTTCGGCAAGGGCAGCTACACGGTCCAGCTGACGGACAACGCGAACGGAAGAGTGATCGCCGATGCCGTAATGTTCACCTCCCTTACGGGTCTCACCAACATGCTTCAGGCCGAGTTCGGCGTCAGCGCCATAACGGGTTCGGCGCCTCTCACGGTTGATCTTACGGATTACAGCCAGGAATCTTCCAGCGCCGGCGCGAACATCACGGCCTGGTTCTGGGATTTCGGCGACGGCACGACAAGCACCGCGCGCAGCCCCCAGCATATCTACACGAGCCCGGGCATATACACGGTGAGTCTCACGGTCACCGATACGGTGGGGGCACAGGACACGGAGATCAAGACGGGCCTCATCGCGGTGGACCGGACGGCCACCCTGAGCGCCCAGTTCGCGGCAAAGAACCGCATCGTCACCGGCTGGACACCGCTCGAATTCATCGACCAGAGCTCGGGGAACCCCACGAGCTGGTTCTGGGACTTCGGTGACGGCACGACGAGCACTCAGCAGAATCCCATCCACTCCTTCCTGACGGCGGGCATGTACCCGGTGACGCTCACGGTCACGTCCGCCAACGGCAGCAGCGCAAAGACGAAATCCGACTATGTCCAGAGCTTCTCCATAGACGCCATCGTCATGGCGGACAACGTGTACCGCTACAAGCCCCACTTTTCGGGTTTCGGCGGCTTCTACGACAAGACCATCCTGTATGGCAACACCGGGGTGAGTGCGAGCGACCTCAAGTACGCCCGCCTGTTCTACGGTTCCTGCAACTCCTGCAACTACTACGCGGGGACCTTCCACCGCGGCATGCTGATCTGCACGACGAGCGATACGGACCTCTACACGGCACTCAACTACTTCCAGGATTACTTGAGCGGGATGACCGACGATGCGATCCTGACGCATCTCAACACGATCCAGAATACCCACGAGATGATCAACTTCAGCCTCAAGCCGCCCTCGCTAAGATGA
- a CDS encoding GNAT family N-acetyltransferase: MAGFLPKIRRHMFSLTTMVLYERSMRDVASLCVRSAGGLLFRELTPRDRAAFERGLALQGTRETTFQPAFGMKDVDDRLRSGERCFVCEDGDRIAGYIWFSTVDKHIREIDATLRLKDGDVYAYNAYVDQEYRGGNITPSILAEAGRVLLRGGSRRLLLVTMNWNENTHRTLRKADFLRDGNLRAGYFATFRFFVNSCRNVNVSRNAGPFEFYGKLFRKVAAALSRGTAARGRMV, translated from the coding sequence ATGGCGGGTTTCTTGCCAAAGATCAGGCGGCACATGTTCTCACTGACGACAATGGTACTCTACGAGAGGTCGATGCGGGATGTCGCCTCCCTCTGTGTCAGGTCAGCGGGAGGTCTCCTCTTCAGGGAACTAACCCCGCGTGACCGCGCGGCCTTCGAGCGGGGTCTGGCCCTCCAGGGAACGCGGGAGACCACCTTTCAGCCGGCCTTCGGCATGAAGGACGTCGACGACCGCCTGCGCAGCGGAGAGCGTTGCTTCGTCTGCGAGGACGGGGACCGGATCGCCGGGTACATATGGTTCAGCACCGTCGACAAGCACATCAGGGAGATCGATGCGACGCTGCGATTGAAAGACGGTGACGTGTATGCTTACAACGCCTATGTGGACCAGGAATACAGGGGCGGAAATATTACCCCGTCCATCCTGGCGGAGGCGGGCAGGGTGTTGCTTCGGGGGGGTTCCAGAAGGCTCCTTCTGGTTACGATGAACTGGAACGAGAATACGCACAGAACGTTGAGAAAGGCGGACTTCCTGCGCGACGGGAACCTCAGGGCCGGATATTTCGCCACTTTCAGGTTCTTCGTGAATTCCTGCAGGAATGTCAACGTTTCGCGGAACGCGGGCCCTTTCGAATTCTACGGAAAGCTCTTCAGGAAGGTCGCGGCGGCCCTCTCGAGGGGAACCGCAGCGCGTGGAAGGATGGTGTGA
- a CDS encoding CapA family protein encodes MIDCIFTGDVMPGAKVVTASPDPGLSGQFRGADLVVGNLECPVVLEPPAAMDTRKIPLWSDASNLRILTDFGFTHVSLNNNHIFDLFEEGLDETRGLLDNAGIGAFGIDHGALSQYRRVTAKGITLGMAAVNWVETQFCGHLSRDLRDLDVGSLKKDCDFLIMFLHWGDDHNIFINADQQEAARRLIDQGADLIIGHHPHVTQGYEVYKGKHIFYSLGNFIFTPREEYASLPYSIRYEDCRENVLFQRPECKIGMYVRVVFDRTGYEVAGVYPVYREETLPAELPASLASFFDDMLKRMNGQVRESAYELNEAGRRMILARYTLPLILTHPLYWPVFFRKLSVGKAMRFVRQGRMGKLWKR; translated from the coding sequence ATGATCGATTGTATCTTCACAGGTGATGTGATGCCCGGCGCGAAGGTGGTGACCGCCTCTCCCGACCCGGGGCTCTCCGGGCAGTTCAGGGGGGCCGACCTGGTCGTCGGTAACCTGGAATGTCCCGTTGTCTTGGAGCCGCCCGCGGCCATGGACACGAGGAAGATCCCCCTGTGGTCGGACGCGTCGAACCTCCGTATCCTCACGGACTTTGGTTTCACCCATGTGAGCCTCAACAACAACCATATCTTCGACCTCTTTGAGGAGGGCCTCGATGAAACGCGGGGTCTTCTCGACAACGCGGGGATCGGAGCCTTCGGCATCGACCACGGGGCGCTGTCCCAGTATCGCCGCGTGACCGCGAAGGGTATCACCCTGGGGATGGCGGCGGTCAACTGGGTGGAAACGCAGTTCTGCGGCCACCTTTCCAGGGACCTCCGCGATCTTGATGTGGGTTCCCTGAAGAAGGACTGCGATTTTCTCATCATGTTCCTCCACTGGGGTGATGACCACAACATCTTCATCAACGCTGACCAGCAGGAGGCGGCAAGGAGGCTCATCGACCAGGGCGCCGACCTCATCATCGGGCACCACCCTCACGTGACGCAGGGCTACGAGGTCTATAAGGGGAAACACATATTCTACTCCCTGGGGAACTTTATCTTCACGCCCCGGGAGGAGTACGCGAGCTTGCCCTACAGTATACGCTACGAGGACTGCAGGGAGAACGTTCTCTTCCAGCGTCCCGAGTGCAAGATCGGCATGTACGTGAGGGTGGTCTTCGACAGGACGGGCTACGAGGTCGCCGGAGTGTATCCCGTGTACCGCGAGGAAACACTGCCGGCTGAGCTGCCCGCGTCTCTCGCATCTTTTTTTGACGATATGCTCAAGCGGATGAACGGCCAGGTGAGAGAGTCGGCGTATGAACTCAACGAGGCGGGCAGGAGGATGATCCTTGCCCGGTACACCCTCCCTCTTATTCTGACGCATCCCCTGTACTGGCCCGTTTTCTTCAGAAAGCTCAGCGTGGGGAAGGCCATGCGCTTCGTAAGGCAAGGGAGGATGGGAAAGCTATGGAAAAGGTGA